In one Butyrivibrio proteoclasticus B316 genomic region, the following are encoded:
- the rlmD gene encoding 23S rRNA (uracil(1939)-C(5))-methyltransferase RlmD encodes MKKKDIIEGIVKRVEFPNKGIVETEEGKVIVKGVLPDQKVSVQIQKVRKDRAEGRLVEVLEEPSDSIESPCIHFGKCGGCSYLTMPYVKELGLKEQQVRALLKPAMDRQTERFTWEGIKTSPVKFAYRNKMEFSFGDEVMGGPLCLGMHKKGSFYDIVTVSGCRIVDDDYRAILSATLDYFSPMYASGEISFYHRMKQTGYLRHLLVRKAVRTGDILVDIITTTQEEHDLTGFKDALLGLSLSGRITGILHTKNDSLADAVIDEGTEILYGQDFFYEHLLGLKFRITPFSFFQTNSLSAEVLYQTVRSYIKSLYDQKKISKDGIIYDLYSGTGTIAQLLAPVANKVIGVEIVEEAVEAAKENAKLNNLDNCEFIAGDVLKVLDEIEDKPDMIILDPPRDGINPKALQKIIGYGVKYMIYVSCKPTSLARDLEVLQENGYVMTRAVAVDQFPWTSHVETVVLLTKTTDKEV; translated from the coding sequence GTGAAAAAGAAAGACATAATCGAAGGAATAGTAAAAAGGGTTGAATTCCCTAATAAAGGAATCGTTGAAACTGAAGAAGGGAAGGTAATTGTAAAAGGTGTACTTCCTGATCAGAAGGTCTCTGTACAGATTCAGAAAGTAAGGAAGGATAGAGCAGAAGGAAGACTTGTAGAAGTTTTGGAAGAACCTTCTGATTCAATAGAGAGTCCATGTATTCATTTTGGCAAGTGCGGTGGCTGCAGCTATCTTACTATGCCATATGTCAAGGAACTTGGACTTAAAGAGCAGCAGGTAAGAGCTCTTCTCAAACCTGCAATGGACAGACAGACTGAGCGCTTTACCTGGGAAGGAATCAAGACAAGCCCGGTTAAGTTTGCTTACAGAAATAAAATGGAATTCTCATTTGGCGACGAGGTAATGGGAGGCCCTTTGTGCCTTGGAATGCACAAGAAAGGCAGCTTTTACGACATTGTTACAGTCAGCGGATGCAGAATTGTAGATGATGATTACAGGGCTATTTTGTCAGCAACTTTGGACTATTTTTCTCCAATGTATGCAAGTGGCGAGATATCTTTTTACCATAGGATGAAGCAGACCGGATATTTGAGACACCTGCTGGTCAGAAAGGCAGTCAGAACCGGAGATATCCTTGTTGATATTATCACTACTACTCAGGAAGAGCATGACCTTACAGGCTTTAAGGACGCTCTGCTTGGCCTGTCTCTTTCAGGCAGGATAACAGGTATTCTTCATACCAAAAATGATTCCCTCGCTGATGCAGTAATTGATGAAGGCACAGAAATTCTATATGGTCAGGATTTCTTTTACGAGCACCTGTTGGGACTTAAGTTTAGAATTACTCCATTTTCCTTTTTCCAGACTAACAGCCTGAGTGCAGAGGTTCTCTATCAGACAGTCAGAAGCTATATTAAGAGCCTATATGACCAGAAGAAGATCAGCAAAGATGGAATAATTTATGACCTTTATTCCGGAACCGGCACTATCGCTCAGCTCCTTGCACCTGTTGCCAATAAAGTCATAGGTGTTGAGATCGTAGAGGAAGCAGTTGAGGCAGCCAAGGAAAATGCCAAGCTCAACAACCTCGATAACTGCGAATTTATCGCCGGTGATGTCCTCAAGGTTCTCGATGAAATCGAAGATAAGCCCGATATGATCATCCTTGATCCTCCCCGCGATGGTATCAATCCCAAGGCTCTCCAGAAAATTATCGGTTACGGCGTTAAGTACATGATCTATGTATCCTGTAAGCCAACTAGCCTTGCCCGAGACCTTGAAGTCCTCCAGGAAAACGGCTATGTAATGACAAGAGCCGTTGCAGTTGATCAATTCCCATGGACAAGCCATGTTGAAACCGTCGTCCTCTTAACGAAAACGACTGATAAGGAAGTTTGA